A window of Cellulomonas fimi contains these coding sequences:
- a CDS encoding CHAT domain-containing protein: MTTSLDDPPAGAPPGTDRAVVDVDVRIVPDGDAYRSVVSCDDYGTSSTRPFAPPVPAADLAAFADALADARRRTRPDADAARALAERTESLGRALFDAVFAADARDLLVTARDRAGRDGGAVRVRLQLDDAPDVAALPWELLLHGSTYLVHTDGVFVVRYPDASTPVDPAPLEGTLRVLVVAASPSDLPPLDVDREVEALREALAPLGDRVELHRLEPPTLDALRRTLDDRWHVLHVVGHGGADARGGVLALTADDGTADVLDAATLADHLLAAPRLRVAVLNGCSTGEVSTQEPKAGSAHQLVRAGVPVAVAMQYPVTDRSAHAAASALYERLAAGALVEQAVTAARRALLRGPEWVTPVLYTRTSPRVFVPSTVTPDAPAVVVAPRDRVPAGVVPDVLQPRWWAVREVAAWMDSPSTALLLTGDVGSGTSVLAAWLAGAGTTPDEPDAPVALLESVRDRWDAVHVSPPGGSGAPVDTRSVVRSLAEQLATTVPGWKRGRADAAGPYGLAHLPPEELFAVLVGQPLRGALEAAPGTRVHVLVDGLDHEALDPVLRVAAVPGVRVLVAGTDPAVATALDALGAARVDLGSPHRRALVDADLTGYLRRRLAGTARGDDEISALVARAAGNFLLARNAADEALARPDVALADLVLPRDVDASSEHHLRTTLERSFGPAWRDQWATTIEPLLGHLAVARGPVPLPALVRWLGSTLPRVAALVDGLGDLVVTDADGCRLAHSSLVATLRAPTVASGGPNLLRVDEAAAHRRVVDGAVALTGTDLAHPDDVGAAYSLVHAPGHLRELPAEDDVPATPDAGRDPRRAGPSRRQALDDRALDPAWVDALTATVHDPLLLGLPYRDLVALHLRAHDTAAVERVVRFLGASDVPLLRGAVFDVLATYAERAPADATGLLVRLAVHAAPELQRIALHATCLLPAAAQADVYAGVVTHPDSTDAHAVAAAFALYSNGTSDPQRLIGDVLDTVVGRLRVFPPRRGTWPLVTFFSQVTVTNYVNGCADSEVVDATSRLWRHVLVDRIGVLRPWGPIVQRLVVERGVARRIARRVLLLFTPPGQPDGPVELGGHRAEAPAARRVLAGLDPEADVAALSDDLRALLASETTMFRVLAALVVAVHGLADPAGTDALVDTLAAGADARTLRALLVAHAVVAPDETPASWVPRLERLTRLVTAGPHDEHAAAGPLGGRHLAFVPLGLACAATAAPLDVLDEWLRPDADPGWRFCCLRGLGAVGLYHPDAVLGTFERLDRAGVLPLDAAVPALALMAGLHPMRTRTWLLRAGRRDVLDAVFGAADPADSREHLELLGMYNAAVHASVTSSRVRDRLVAEIFAAFLDCRTGREWSRRFGAAGVRVLREDDWTLAAWTS; the protein is encoded by the coding sequence ATGACGACGAGCCTGGACGACCCGCCGGCGGGCGCACCGCCGGGGACCGACCGCGCCGTGGTCGACGTGGACGTCCGCATCGTCCCCGACGGCGACGCGTACCGGTCGGTCGTGTCCTGCGACGACTACGGCACGTCGAGCACGCGCCCGTTCGCCCCGCCCGTGCCGGCCGCCGACCTCGCCGCGTTCGCCGACGCGCTCGCCGACGCACGGCGGCGCACGCGTCCCGACGCCGACGCCGCCCGGGCGCTCGCGGAGCGCACGGAGTCGCTGGGCCGTGCCCTGTTCGACGCGGTGTTCGCTGCCGACGCGCGCGACCTGCTGGTCACGGCGCGCGACCGTGCGGGCCGCGACGGCGGGGCCGTCCGGGTCCGGCTCCAGCTCGACGACGCGCCCGACGTCGCCGCGCTGCCGTGGGAGCTGCTGCTCCACGGCTCGACGTACCTGGTGCACACGGACGGCGTCTTCGTCGTGCGGTACCCCGACGCCTCCACGCCCGTCGACCCCGCGCCGCTGGAGGGGACGCTGCGCGTGCTCGTCGTCGCCGCGTCGCCCAGCGACCTCCCGCCGCTCGACGTCGACCGGGAGGTCGAGGCGCTGCGCGAGGCGCTCGCCCCGCTCGGGGACCGCGTGGAGCTGCACCGGCTCGAGCCGCCGACCCTCGACGCGCTGCGGCGCACGCTCGACGACCGGTGGCACGTGCTGCACGTCGTCGGGCACGGCGGTGCGGACGCGCGCGGAGGAGTCCTGGCCCTCACGGCCGACGACGGCACCGCGGACGTGCTCGACGCCGCGACGCTCGCCGACCACCTGCTCGCCGCGCCGCGGCTGCGGGTCGCCGTGCTCAACGGGTGCAGCACGGGTGAGGTCAGCACCCAGGAGCCCAAGGCCGGGTCGGCGCACCAGCTCGTCCGCGCGGGCGTGCCCGTCGCCGTCGCGATGCAGTACCCCGTGACGGACCGGTCCGCGCACGCCGCGGCGTCGGCCCTCTACGAGCGGCTGGCCGCGGGCGCGCTCGTCGAGCAGGCCGTCACCGCCGCCCGGCGCGCGCTGCTGCGCGGACCCGAGTGGGTCACGCCCGTCCTGTACACGCGCACGTCGCCGCGCGTGTTCGTGCCGTCGACGGTGACGCCCGACGCGCCCGCCGTCGTCGTCGCGCCGCGCGACCGCGTGCCTGCCGGGGTGGTCCCCGACGTGCTGCAGCCGCGCTGGTGGGCCGTGCGGGAGGTCGCCGCGTGGATGGACAGCCCGTCGACGGCGCTCCTGCTCACGGGCGACGTCGGGTCGGGCACGTCGGTGCTCGCCGCGTGGCTGGCCGGTGCAGGGACGACGCCGGACGAGCCCGACGCCCCCGTCGCGCTGCTCGAGTCCGTGCGCGACCGGTGGGACGCCGTGCACGTCAGCCCGCCGGGCGGGAGCGGCGCGCCCGTCGACACGCGGTCCGTCGTCCGGTCCCTCGCCGAGCAGCTCGCGACGACGGTCCCCGGCTGGAAGCGCGGGCGCGCGGACGCGGCAGGGCCCTACGGCCTCGCGCACCTGCCGCCCGAGGAGCTGTTCGCGGTCCTCGTCGGGCAGCCGTTGCGCGGCGCGCTCGAGGCCGCACCGGGCACCCGGGTGCACGTGCTGGTCGACGGCCTCGACCACGAGGCCCTCGACCCGGTGCTGCGGGTCGCCGCCGTCCCGGGCGTCCGGGTCCTCGTCGCGGGCACCGACCCCGCCGTCGCGACCGCGCTCGACGCGCTGGGCGCCGCCCGCGTCGACCTCGGCAGCCCGCACCGGCGCGCGCTCGTCGACGCCGACCTCACGGGCTACCTGCGGCGCCGCCTCGCGGGCACCGCGCGCGGCGACGACGAGATCTCCGCGCTCGTCGCGCGGGCCGCCGGGAACTTCCTCCTCGCGCGGAACGCCGCCGACGAGGCGCTCGCGCGACCCGACGTCGCCCTCGCCGACCTCGTGCTCCCGCGCGACGTGGACGCGTCGTCCGAGCACCACCTGCGCACGACGCTCGAGCGGTCGTTCGGCCCGGCGTGGCGGGACCAGTGGGCCACCACGATCGAGCCGCTGCTCGGCCATCTCGCGGTCGCGCGCGGACCCGTGCCGCTGCCGGCCCTCGTGCGCTGGCTCGGCTCGACGCTGCCGCGCGTCGCGGCCCTCGTCGACGGTCTCGGCGACCTGGTCGTGACCGACGCCGACGGCTGCCGGCTCGCGCACTCGTCGCTCGTCGCGACGCTGCGCGCGCCCACCGTCGCGTCGGGCGGGCCGAACCTGCTGCGGGTCGACGAGGCCGCCGCGCACCGCCGGGTCGTCGACGGCGCCGTGGCGCTCACCGGGACGGACCTCGCGCACCCCGACGACGTGGGCGCCGCGTACTCCCTGGTCCACGCGCCCGGGCACCTGCGCGAGCTGCCGGCCGAGGACGACGTCCCGGCCACGCCCGACGCCGGGCGGGACCCCCGACGGGCGGGGCCGAGCAGGCGCCAGGCGCTCGACGACCGCGCCCTCGACCCCGCGTGGGTCGACGCCCTCACCGCGACGGTGCACGACCCGCTGCTGCTCGGGCTGCCCTACCGCGACCTCGTCGCGCTGCACCTGCGGGCGCACGACACCGCCGCGGTGGAGCGCGTCGTCCGGTTCCTCGGGGCCTCCGACGTCCCCCTCCTGCGCGGGGCGGTGTTCGACGTCCTCGCCACCTACGCGGAGCGGGCGCCCGCCGACGCGACCGGCCTCCTCGTCCGGCTCGCCGTGCACGCCGCCCCGGAGCTCCAGCGCATCGCCCTGCACGCGACGTGCCTCCTGCCCGCCGCCGCGCAGGCCGACGTGTACGCGGGCGTCGTCACGCACCCGGACAGCACCGACGCGCACGCCGTGGCCGCCGCGTTCGCGCTGTACTCCAACGGCACGTCGGACCCCCAGCGCCTCATCGGTGACGTCCTCGACACGGTCGTGGGGCGCCTGCGCGTCTTCCCGCCCCGACGCGGCACCTGGCCGCTCGTGACCTTCTTCTCGCAGGTGACGGTGACGAACTACGTCAACGGCTGCGCGGACTCCGAGGTCGTCGACGCGACGAGCAGGCTGTGGCGGCACGTGCTGGTCGACCGGATCGGCGTGCTGCGCCCGTGGGGGCCGATCGTGCAGCGGCTCGTCGTCGAGCGCGGGGTGGCACGGCGCATCGCCCGCCGCGTGCTGCTGCTGTTCACCCCGCCCGGGCAGCCTGACGGTCCCGTCGAGCTCGGTGGGCACCGCGCCGAGGCGCCCGCGGCCCGACGCGTCCTCGCGGGCCTGGACCCCGAGGCGGACGTCGCCGCGCTCTCGGACGACCTCCGCGCGCTGCTCGCGTCCGAGACGACGATGTTCCGCGTCCTCGCCGCGCTGGTCGTCGCGGTGCACGGCCTCGCCGACCCCGCCGGGACCGACGCGCTCGTCGACACCCTCGCGGCCGGCGCCGACGCCCGGACCCTGCGCGCGCTGCTCGTCGCGCACGCCGTCGTCGCCCCCGACGAGACGCCCGCGTCGTGGGTGCCCCGCCTCGAACGCCTGACGCGGCTCGTCACCGCCGGCCCGCACGACGAGCACGCCGCCGCCGGACCCCTCGGTGGCCGGCACCTCGCGTTCGTGCCGCTCGGTCTCGCGTGCGCCGCGACCGCAGCCCCGCTGGACGTCCTCGACGAGTGGCTGCGCCCCGACGCCGACCCGGGCTGGCGGTTCTGCTGCCTGCGGGGTCTCGGCGCCGTCGGGCTCTACCACCCGGACGCGGTGCTCGGGACGTTCGAGCGGCTCGACCGCGCGGGCGTCCTGCCGCTCGACGCCGCCGTCCCCGCGCTCGCCCTCATGGCCGGCCTGCACCCCATGCGCACGCGCACGTGGCTGCTGCGCGCCGGCCGCCGTGACGTCCTCGACGCGGTGTTCGGCGCCGCCGACCCCGCCGACAGCCGCGAGCACCTCGAGCTCCTCGGCATGTACAACGCCGCGGTGCACGCGAGCGTGACGTCGTCCCGCGTGCGCGACCGGCTGGTCGCGGAGATCTTCGCCGCGTTCCTCGACTGCCGGACCGGGCGCGAGTGGTCCCGGCGGTTCGGCGCCGCCGGGGTGCGCGTCCTGCGCGAGGACGACTGGACGCTCGCAGCCTGGACGTCGTGA
- the map gene encoding type I methionyl aminopeptidase, with protein sequence MALKNPAQIEAMRPAGRFVAGVLQSLRDVARPGMTLLDLDAHAHRMIDDAGAHSVYLGYHPSFGAIPYPGVLCTSVNDAALHGLPSAQVLEDGDVLSIDFAAQVQGWVCDSALTFQLGTQTPEAQRLIETTERALDAGIAAARVGARMGDVSAAIGRIGRDAGYGINADFGGHGVGRTMHEEPHVANLGRPGTGVRLKAGLVVAIEPWFMAGGDDYVIDDDGWTIRTADGSLAAHAEHTVALTPEGTVVLTARD encoded by the coding sequence GTGGCCCTCAAGAACCCCGCCCAGATCGAGGCGATGCGTCCCGCCGGCCGGTTCGTCGCCGGAGTCCTGCAGTCCCTGCGCGACGTCGCGCGGCCCGGCATGACGCTCCTCGACCTCGACGCGCACGCGCACCGCATGATCGACGACGCCGGCGCGCACTCCGTCTACCTGGGCTACCACCCGTCGTTCGGCGCGATCCCGTACCCCGGCGTGCTGTGCACGTCGGTCAACGACGCCGCCCTGCACGGGCTGCCGTCGGCGCAGGTGCTCGAGGACGGCGACGTGCTGAGCATCGACTTCGCCGCGCAGGTGCAGGGCTGGGTGTGCGACTCCGCGCTCACGTTCCAGCTCGGCACGCAGACGCCCGAGGCGCAGCGGCTCATCGAGACGACCGAGCGGGCGCTCGACGCGGGCATCGCGGCCGCGCGGGTCGGTGCGCGCATGGGTGACGTGTCCGCGGCGATCGGCCGGATCGGGCGCGACGCCGGCTACGGGATCAACGCCGACTTCGGCGGCCACGGCGTCGGGCGGACCATGCACGAGGAGCCGCACGTCGCGAACCTCGGGCGGCCCGGGACGGGCGTCCGGCTGAAGGCGGGGCTCGTGGTGGCGATCGAGCCGTGGTTCATGGCGGGCGGCGACGACTACGTGATCGACGACGACGGCTGGACGATCCGTACGGCCGACGGGTCGCTCGCCGCGCACGCCGAGCACACGGTGGCGCTGACGCCCGAGGGCACGGTCGTCCTGACCGCGCGCGACTGA
- a CDS encoding FHA domain-containing protein has protein sequence MIDVLLVLVALAPAVVGAVGTAPAGRALVALGAVLAVAVVLVLLVVLGRTGRTPGLAALGLRLVDGASGMAPGRGTGIATWARDGVVLDVRGGVDTARRATVGTREAIGRLRPAPAAGGAVGARDAATGATTAAARGAGASSPATAGAAGARYGAPAADDARYGTAAGYGVAPRTGDAWSGAPAAPGAAPATTSGPAGPGAANPWASTAGAGSADSGEAGGQAAPAAGGRRAARLAAASASSTEPSGARGEQASSPTPRVALPPSGAFPTVSTGTPGRGAPTAGGAAAGVVLPPVRPLDDAGHTGPAGWTPTRATEAAAGGQHAAPGQGGGSAGPSGSTAPLSGAEPVVGPGGAAARPTGGAHGIVLVADDGERLLVTGLTLIGRNPEPRPGEVVAGLVPMIDMTRSVSKTHASVRWDGTTLWVADRGSTNGTAVVRPGAQPLRVGTATEEEAPVGSQLRLGERVFRVEATA, from the coding sequence GTGATCGACGTCCTCCTCGTGCTCGTCGCCCTCGCGCCCGCCGTCGTGGGTGCCGTCGGCACGGCGCCCGCCGGCCGGGCGCTCGTCGCCCTCGGTGCCGTGCTCGCGGTCGCCGTCGTCCTGGTGCTGCTCGTCGTGCTCGGGCGGACCGGGCGGACGCCGGGGCTCGCCGCGCTCGGCCTGCGGCTCGTCGACGGCGCCTCGGGGATGGCTCCCGGGCGCGGGACGGGCATCGCGACGTGGGCCCGTGACGGCGTGGTGCTCGACGTGCGCGGCGGGGTCGACACCGCGCGGCGGGCGACCGTCGGGACGCGTGAGGCGATCGGCCGGCTGCGCCCTGCACCTGCCGCGGGCGGTGCCGTCGGTGCCCGTGACGCAGCGACGGGGGCGACCACCGCCGCCGCCCGCGGAGCCGGCGCGTCGTCGCCTGCCACCGCCGGCGCCGCCGGCGCACGGTACGGCGCACCCGCCGCCGACGACGCCCGGTACGGCACGGCTGCCGGCTACGGCGTCGCCCCCCGCACGGGCGACGCCTGGTCCGGTGCTCCCGCTGCTCCGGGCGCCGCACCCGCGACGACGTCCGGGCCGGCGGGGCCCGGGGCCGCGAACCCGTGGGCCTCGACGGCGGGGGCCGGGTCGGCCGACAGCGGCGAGGCCGGCGGACAGGCGGCGCCGGCGGCCGGCGGTCGGCGGGCCGCGCGTCTCGCTGCCGCGTCCGCATCCTCCACGGAGCCCTCGGGCGCCCGCGGCGAGCAGGCGTCCTCGCCGACGCCCCGCGTCGCGCTCCCGCCGTCGGGCGCGTTCCCGACCGTCTCGACCGGCACCCCCGGTCGCGGTGCGCCGACCGCGGGCGGTGCGGCGGCGGGCGTCGTCCTGCCGCCCGTCCGCCCGCTCGACGACGCCGGCCACACCGGGCCCGCCGGCTGGACCCCGACGCGCGCGACCGAGGCTGCTGCCGGGGGCCAGCACGCCGCACCGGGCCAGGGAGGCGGCTCCGCGGGTCCGTCCGGCTCGACGGCACCCCTCTCGGGCGCCGAGCCCGTGGTCGGCCCGGGCGGCGCTGCGGCCCGACCGACCGGTGGGGCGCACGGGATCGTGCTCGTCGCCGACGACGGCGAGCGGCTGCTCGTCACCGGGCTCACGCTGATCGGGCGGAACCCCGAGCCGCGGCCCGGCGAGGTCGTCGCGGGGCTGGTCCCGATGATCGACATGACCCGCTCGGTGTCGAAGACGCACGCGTCGGTCCGCTGGGACGGCACGACGCTGTGGGTCGCCGACCGCGGCTCCACGAACGGCACCGCGGTCGTGCGGCCGGGCGCTCAGCCGCTGCGCGTCGGCACGGCGACCGAGGAAGAGGCCCCGGTGGGCTCCCAGCTCCGGCTCGGCGAGCGCGTGTTCCGCGTGGAGGCGACGGCATGA
- a CDS encoding EsaB/YukD family protein yields the protein MSTFTRLTLVGAERRAEVVVPSDEGVAAMLPQLLELLGESPRLAPQAVSLVRVTGDQVDLALDPASQGLLDGEVLRVVRAAAAPPPAEVADVTDAAAEELRARTDRWSASSRRVLAAVVVGLATAASVVAVPLVEQPVAGAAGVAGLALVLAAVAAGLGRAGRRYAGLVLTAAVVGTGVPFAALLLATGDVPLAEAATAGSLLAWVALGAGAGIGRSDRGAAVGAVAGLVLTTLQLVLGALLPEVRADAVVAVVAVIACGLLPWWAMTTSGLTGLDDAALDGTAPRRPAVRLALGDAYAGLTWSTVAVAVAAATSCAGLIASQDTGATVLAVLALVVLALRTRSLPLRPQVALLWAAVVVPLVVGVLGPWGSGEPVAAAGGALALAVVAAAVAGTDPSGQQRARWRRIGDLAELLGVLAMLPTLLGVLGLYADLLGTF from the coding sequence GTGAGCACCTTCACCCGACTGACGCTGGTCGGCGCCGAGCGTCGTGCGGAGGTCGTCGTGCCGTCCGACGAGGGCGTCGCCGCGATGCTGCCGCAGCTGCTCGAGCTCCTCGGCGAGTCCCCGCGCCTCGCCCCGCAGGCGGTGTCGCTCGTCCGTGTGACGGGCGACCAGGTCGACCTCGCGCTGGACCCGGCGTCGCAGGGCCTGCTCGACGGCGAGGTGCTGCGCGTCGTGCGTGCCGCGGCCGCCCCGCCGCCCGCGGAGGTCGCCGACGTGACCGACGCCGCTGCGGAGGAGCTGCGGGCCCGCACCGACCGGTGGTCGGCGTCGTCGCGCCGCGTGCTGGCCGCCGTCGTCGTCGGGCTCGCGACCGCGGCGTCGGTCGTCGCGGTGCCGCTCGTCGAGCAGCCGGTCGCGGGTGCCGCGGGCGTCGCGGGTCTCGCGCTGGTGCTCGCGGCCGTCGCCGCCGGGCTGGGGCGCGCGGGTCGCCGGTACGCCGGGCTGGTCCTCACCGCCGCGGTGGTCGGGACGGGCGTGCCCTTCGCGGCGCTGCTGCTCGCGACGGGGGACGTGCCGCTCGCCGAGGCGGCGACCGCAGGGTCGCTGCTCGCGTGGGTCGCGCTCGGTGCGGGGGCCGGGATCGGGCGGTCGGACCGCGGCGCGGCCGTCGGCGCCGTCGCGGGTCTCGTGCTCACGACGCTCCAGCTCGTGCTCGGCGCGCTGCTGCCCGAGGTCCGCGCCGACGCGGTCGTCGCCGTCGTGGCCGTGATCGCGTGCGGGCTGCTGCCCTGGTGGGCGATGACCACGTCGGGCCTCACCGGGCTCGACGACGCCGCGCTCGACGGGACGGCCCCGCGTCGGCCCGCGGTGCGGCTGGCGCTCGGTGACGCGTACGCGGGGCTGACCTGGAGCACGGTCGCCGTGGCCGTCGCGGCGGCGACCTCGTGCGCCGGCCTGATCGCGTCGCAGGACACGGGTGCGACGGTGCTCGCGGTGCTCGCGCTCGTCGTCCTGGCGCTGCGTACCCGCAGCCTGCCGCTGCGGCCGCAGGTCGCGCTGCTGTGGGCGGCGGTCGTCGTGCCGCTGGTCGTCGGGGTGCTCGGGCCGTGGGGTTCCGGCGAGCCCGTCGCCGCGGCCGGTGGGGCGCTCGCGCTCGCCGTCGTCGCGGCCGCGGTCGCCGGCACGGACCCGTCGGGGCAGCAGCGTGCCCGGTGGCGTCGGATCGGCGACCTCGCGGAGCTGCTCGGCGTCCTCGCGATGCTGCCCACGTTGCTCGGAGTCCTCGGCCTCTACGCCGACCTGCTCGGGACGTTCTGA
- a CDS encoding DUF6507 family protein: MTRWHIEPAGVQEVLTKVGNVASLLSSVVQAMPANAESAVTAGNSPIIGDAIAGFFEHHKPTLESIGNRINASVGGAAAATRWYLEGDETMAAQQQSAAASCTGANAPTFQVPTP; encoded by the coding sequence GTGACGAGGTGGCACATCGAGCCGGCGGGGGTCCAGGAGGTCCTCACCAAGGTCGGGAACGTCGCGAGCCTGCTGTCGAGCGTCGTCCAGGCCATGCCGGCCAACGCCGAGTCCGCGGTGACCGCGGGGAACTCGCCGATCATCGGTGACGCGATCGCGGGCTTCTTCGAGCACCACAAGCCGACTCTCGAGTCGATCGGCAACCGCATCAACGCGTCCGTCGGGGGCGCCGCCGCGGCCACGCGGTGGTACCTCGAGGGGGACGAGACGATGGCAGCCCAGCAGCAGTCCGCCGCGGCGTCGTGCACCGGCGCGAACGCCCCGACCTTCCAGGTGCCGACTCCGTGA
- a CDS encoding DUF6177 family protein, which produces MTVPHPALDARAGEVLVTETRAEVAYLSETRADLLVRARADGRRVALVSDEVTRLSYPMREALRDSGGAWVVRGIDGTLRDGSDGRRLSSVGEIATRGPITAAEDVAVRFLRPVAPQSVQLVVSQAVRHRATADTQLGGTAELFAEDLTGAAPSGWGAHEPAVVAWDRVRLTELARNRMPEETTVVVAGTPERPLVGTIRTARTEHGLEETTQLVVGVGAPGSPQARAAIDALPGTFDRLASRTMPLFGLVMGRQGRRDLTFPSVLEAPPVPLGMLVGPPGVRDLGLPVDELVRTLGARVVGRPRVPGLYFPLGTLERDGWQAFDEVLRAIGHDRVREALGAPRGPWEGALDGPRP; this is translated from the coding sequence ATGACGGTTCCGCACCCGGCGCTGGACGCGCGCGCGGGCGAGGTCCTGGTGACGGAGACGCGCGCGGAGGTCGCCTACCTCAGCGAGACGCGCGCCGACCTGCTGGTGCGTGCGCGTGCCGACGGGCGGCGGGTCGCCCTCGTGAGCGACGAGGTGACGCGGCTGTCGTACCCGATGCGGGAGGCGCTGCGGGACTCGGGCGGCGCGTGGGTCGTGCGCGGGATCGACGGCACGCTGCGCGACGGGTCCGACGGGCGGCGGCTGTCGTCGGTCGGCGAGATCGCGACGCGCGGGCCGATCACGGCCGCCGAGGACGTCGCGGTGCGGTTCCTGCGCCCGGTCGCACCGCAGTCGGTGCAGCTCGTCGTGTCGCAGGCCGTGCGGCACCGCGCGACGGCCGACACGCAGCTCGGCGGGACGGCGGAGCTCTTCGCCGAGGACCTGACGGGAGCGGCGCCGAGCGGGTGGGGCGCGCACGAGCCCGCGGTCGTGGCATGGGACCGCGTGCGGCTCACCGAGCTCGCGCGGAACCGGATGCCGGAGGAGACGACGGTCGTCGTCGCGGGCACCCCCGAGCGGCCGCTCGTCGGCACGATCCGCACCGCGCGCACCGAGCACGGCCTGGAGGAGACGACGCAGCTCGTCGTCGGCGTCGGCGCGCCGGGCAGCCCGCAGGCACGCGCCGCGATCGACGCGCTCCCGGGCACGTTCGACCGGCTCGCGTCGCGCACCATGCCGCTGTTCGGCCTCGTCATGGGTCGCCAGGGCCGTCGCGACCTCACGTTCCCGTCGGTGCTGGAGGCGCCGCCGGTGCCGCTCGGGATGCTCGTCGGGCCGCCCGGTGTCCGCGACCTCGGCCTGCCGGTCGACGAGCTCGTGCGCACCCTCGGCGCGCGCGTCGTGGGGCGTCCGCGCGTCCCCGGCCTGTACTTCCCGCTCGGCACCCTGGAGCGTGACGGCTGGCAGGCGTTCGACGAGGTGCTGCGCGCGATCGGGCACGACCGGGTCCGTGAGGCCCTCGGGGCACCGCGCGGACCGTGGGAGGGGGCGCTCGATGGCCCGCGACCCTGA
- a CDS encoding pore-forming ESAT-6 family protein, with the protein MSGNSIDRRDFDLGASTTAQENFNAVAQRLEALIDARDRDVKTAMADYQASGVSEEYAAKEARWNRVAGEVRTIIRTLRGALEKNDATAQDTLKKAKAAVDAIG; encoded by the coding sequence ATGAGCGGCAACAGCATCGACCGTCGGGACTTCGACCTGGGCGCATCCACGACCGCGCAGGAGAACTTCAACGCCGTCGCGCAGCGCCTCGAGGCCCTGATCGACGCGCGCGACCGCGACGTCAAGACGGCCATGGCCGACTACCAGGCGTCGGGCGTCTCGGAGGAGTACGCCGCCAAGGAGGCGCGCTGGAACCGCGTCGCCGGCGAGGTCCGCACCATCATCCGCACGCTCCGCGGCGCGCTCGAGAAGAACGACGCCACGGCGCAGGACACGCTGAAGAAGGCCAAGGCGGCCGTCGACGCGATCGGCTGA